One Perognathus longimembris pacificus isolate PPM17 chromosome 2, ASM2315922v1, whole genome shotgun sequence DNA segment encodes these proteins:
- the LOC125347272 gene encoding LOW QUALITY PROTEIN: receptor of activated protein C kinase 1-like (The sequence of the model RefSeq protein was modified relative to this genomic sequence to represent the inferred CDS: inserted 2 bases in 1 codon; substituted 1 base at 1 genomic stop codon), with protein sequence MTEQMTLRGTLKGHNGWVTQIATTPQFPDMILSASRDKTIIMWKLTRDETNYGIPQRALRGHSHFVSDVVISSDGQFARSGSRVGTLRLWDLTTGTTTRRFVGHPKDVLNVAFSSDNRQIVSGSRDKTIKLWNTLGVCKYTVQDESHSEWVSCVRCSPNSSNPIIVSCGWDKLVKVWNLANCKLNTNHIDHTGYLNTVTVSPDGSLCASGGKDGQAMLWDLNEGKHLYTLDGGDIINALCFSPNXSLXTATGPSIKIWDLEGKIIVDELKQEVISTSSKAEPLQCTSLAWSADGQTLFAGYTDNLVPVWQVTIDTR encoded by the exons ATGACTGAACAGATGACCCTCCGTGGCACCCTCAAAGGCCACAACGGCTGGGTAACGCAGATCGCCACCACCCCGCAGTTCCCGGACATGATCCTGTCGGCCTCTCGAGACAAGACCATAATCATGTGGAAGCTGACCAGAGATGAGACCAACTACGGCATCCCACAGCGTGCTCTGCGGGGTCACTCCCACTTTGTCAGCGATGTGGTCATCTCCTCGGATGGCCAGTTTGCCCGCTCAGGCTCCCGGGTTGGAACCCTGCGCCTGTGGGATCTCACAACGGGCACCACCACAAGACGATTTGTAGGCCATCCCAAGGACGTGCTGAATGTGGCCTTCTCCTCTGACAACCGGCAGATTGTCTCTGGATCCCGAGACAAAACCATCAAGTTGTGGAATACTCTGGGTGTCTGCAAATACACGGTCCAGGATGAGAGCCACTCTGAGTGGGTGTCCTGTGTCCGGTGCTCACCTAACAGCAGCAACCCTATCATCGTCTCCTGTGGCTGGGACAAGCTGGTCAAGGTATGGAATCTGGCTAACTGTAAGCTGAACACCAATCACATTGACCACACCGGTTACCTGAACACTGTGACCGTCTCTCCAGATGGGTCTCTCTGTGCTTCAGGAGGCAAGGATGGCCAGGCCATGCTGTGGGATCTCAATGAAGGCAAGCACCTGTACACACTAGACGGCGGGGACATCATCAACGCCCTGTGCTTCAGCCCCAA TTCGCTGTGAACTGCCACAGGACCCAGCATCAAGATCTGGGACTTAGAAGGCAAGATCATTGTAGATGAACTCAAACAAGAGGTTATCAGCACCAGCAGCAAGGCAGAGCCGCTCCAGTGCACCTCGTTAGCCTGGTCTGCTGATGGCCAGACTCTGTTTGCTGGCTACACTGACAACCTGGTACCGGTGTGGCAGGTAACCATAGACACCCGCTAG